In Desulfosediminicola ganghwensis, a single window of DNA contains:
- a CDS encoding VOC family protein has product MAENNKISYVEFPAINLKATKKFFNQAFGWTFTDYGEEYTCFFDQGVNGGFYRADIAAMVQTGSALIILYSEDLEATREKVVGAGGRVVRPIFSFPGGRRFHFTEPSGNELAVWSDFSPEGLKISEE; this is encoded by the coding sequence ATGGCTGAAAATAACAAGATCAGTTATGTTGAATTTCCGGCAATAAACCTGAAAGCAACCAAAAAATTCTTTAATCAAGCCTTTGGCTGGACCTTTACCGATTACGGTGAAGAGTACACCTGTTTCTTTGACCAAGGGGTAAATGGGGGCTTTTACCGGGCTGACATTGCAGCGATGGTGCAAACCGGCTCTGCCTTGATAATATTGTATAGTGAAGATCTTGAAGCAACCAGGGAGAAGGTTGTCGGAGCAGGTGGCAGGGTGGTGCGGCCGATTTTTTCATTTCCCGGGGGGCGGCGTTTTCATTTTACTGAGCCAAGCGGCAATGAGCTGGCTGTCTGGTCTGATTTTAGCCCGGAAGGTTTGAAAATATCAGAGGAATAG
- a CDS encoding citrate synthase produces the protein MSDKAILSLDGKKFEFDLFTGSENERCIDITHLRKETGYITMDQGFGNTGSCFSDITFVDGAKGILRYRGYPIEELAEKATFVETAYLILYGELPSADKLRNFSNSLREHAPLHTNLKHHFEGLPSDAPPMAILSAMLNMVSCFHPEVLDVHTKGAGFDRTAALLLSKVRTIAAWAYRMAVGKPFNHPNPNFSYCSNFLHMMFSEPYQEYIPSPVVEKALNLFLVLHADHEQNCSTSTVRVVGSSRANLFSSVSAGVCALWGPLHGGANSAVIQMLEEIKESGRPLTDYIKMAKAKNNTFRLMGFGHRVYKNFDPRSLILKKAVDEVLHELNMEDPLLDIARELEEKTLQDDYFKERNLYPNVDFYSGILLRAIGIPLNMYPVMFAIGRMPGWIANWHELHAHKQRISRPRQIYTGSNTRSYKPIEER, from the coding sequence ATGAGCGATAAGGCCATCCTGAGTTTAGATGGGAAGAAGTTTGAATTTGATCTGTTCACTGGTTCCGAGAACGAGCGCTGTATTGACATAACCCACCTGAGAAAGGAAACGGGTTATATCACAATGGACCAGGGGTTCGGAAATACCGGGTCCTGCTTTTCAGATATTACTTTCGTGGATGGCGCCAAGGGGATACTTCGTTATCGTGGCTATCCGATAGAGGAACTTGCCGAGAAGGCCACCTTTGTGGAAACCGCGTATCTGATCTTGTATGGTGAATTGCCCTCGGCAGATAAATTGCGCAATTTTTCAAATTCGCTGAGAGAGCATGCGCCGCTGCATACGAATCTGAAGCACCATTTCGAGGGCTTGCCTTCGGATGCTCCGCCGATGGCTATTCTGTCGGCAATGCTGAACATGGTCTCCTGCTTTCATCCCGAAGTGCTTGATGTTCACACCAAAGGTGCCGGCTTTGACCGCACTGCCGCGCTGCTGCTTTCGAAAGTGCGAACCATAGCCGCCTGGGCGTACAGGATGGCGGTCGGCAAGCCATTCAATCATCCGAACCCGAATTTCAGCTACTGTTCCAATTTCCTGCACATGATGTTTTCGGAACCGTATCAGGAATATATACCATCGCCGGTAGTGGAGAAGGCTTTAAATCTGTTTCTGGTGCTTCATGCCGACCACGAGCAGAACTGTTCCACCTCAACGGTTCGGGTGGTCGGCAGTTCACGCGCCAATCTGTTCAGTTCCGTATCCGCCGGTGTCTGTGCCCTTTGGGGGCCGCTGCACGGTGGCGCAAATTCAGCTGTCATCCAGATGCTTGAGGAAATCAAGGAATCTGGGCGGCCGCTTACCGATTATATCAAAATGGCGAAAGCCAAAAACAACACCTTCAGACTGATGGGTTTTGGTCACAGGGTGTATAAGAATTTTGATCCCCGCTCGCTGATCCTGAAAAAGGCTGTGGATGAGGTGTTGCATGAACTCAATATGGAAGATCCGCTCCTTGATATCGCCCGTGAGCTCGAGGAGAAAACTCTGCAGGATGATTATTTCAAGGAGCGAAATCTCTACCCCAATGTCGATTTCTATTCAGGTATCCTGTTGAGAGCAATTGGAATTCCGCTGAACATGTACCCGGTAATGTTTGCCATTGGCCGTATGCCGGGCTGGATTGCCAACTGGCATGAACTCCATGCACATAAGCAAAGGATTTCACGGCCAAGACAAATCTACACGGGATCCAATACCCGCAGCTACAAGCCGATTGAAGAAAGGTGA
- a CDS encoding DUF3786 domain-containing protein, translating into MPGQNAMQIFTLLDKSNCGKCGDKTCLAFAGAVFTGRKSIDACPTLETDIKERFRSPGNDGAEAAENYLEEMTSQLATLDFSSAAERSGATLKNGWISARVMGKEFRVNREGRFSSDIHITNWVTGPFLSYILHGKGLEPTGNWITYREVDGGRERYGLFQQRAEADLRKVADAYPDLFRDMVEVFQGSEVENQFEADISVVLMPLPKVPVMISYWLPEDGLESSLNIFFDETVNDNLGNDGIYSICTGLTTMFEKLAERHGFKM; encoded by the coding sequence ATGCCTGGCCAAAATGCAATGCAGATTTTCACGCTTCTCGATAAATCCAACTGCGGCAAATGTGGGGACAAGACCTGCCTTGCTTTTGCCGGTGCGGTCTTCACCGGCAGAAAATCAATTGATGCCTGCCCCACTCTGGAAACGGATATCAAGGAGCGTTTCAGATCCCCGGGAAATGATGGGGCCGAAGCAGCAGAAAATTATTTAGAGGAGATGACATCCCAACTGGCCACACTGGATTTTTCCTCAGCGGCGGAGCGTTCCGGGGCAACCCTGAAAAATGGCTGGATTTCCGCCAGGGTGATGGGTAAAGAATTCAGGGTCAACAGGGAGGGGCGGTTCTCATCAGATATCCACATCACCAACTGGGTTACCGGGCCGTTTCTCAGTTATATCCTGCATGGAAAAGGGCTTGAGCCCACCGGGAACTGGATTACCTACCGTGAAGTAGACGGTGGCAGGGAGCGTTACGGCCTCTTTCAGCAGCGCGCAGAGGCAGATCTGCGAAAAGTTGCTGATGCCTATCCTGATCTTTTCAGGGATATGGTGGAGGTATTCCAGGGGAGTGAGGTTGAGAACCAGTTTGAGGCTGATATTTCAGTGGTGTTGATGCCGCTGCCCAAGGTGCCGGTGATGATAAGTTACTGGTTGCCCGAGGATGGCCTTGAGTCAAGCCTCAATATCTTTTTTGATGAAACGGTGAATGACAATCTGGGTAATGATGGCATTTATTCGATTTGTACGGGCCTGACTACAATGTTTGAAAAGCTGGCTGAACGACATGGGTTCAAGATGTAG
- a CDS encoding response regulator produces the protein MAQTPPTVLQDSAETLLCPNILVVDDEPRIREACSLILQTMGFEVQAAADGAEGLKLIEDHHFDILLLDLVMPNMSGFELLSRVRDIDPDTVVIVITGYATLEHSIEAMKKGAFDFIPKPFTPDQLKAVVTKSLRYTHALQDIATNKSRMRVMVNKLHDGVLITDMEKRVVLANPSFKKMIGARDGSLIGNKIGDKFPSKLLLETIESALSTPASESGEHEINTELIVNSGNGEPDKILSLHCSPYRGRSEQNLGTITLLHDITAAKQIEQMKSDFVSMVSHEIRSPINSVLMQLSVIMDGLAGEVTDKQQEILERASGKIKNLDKLVTDLLDLSRIESGLISYEYEDVDLTALLQDQVSFHSPRADAKKIAIELQLESTLPVITAVPRHMEEIFTNLLTNAIKYSPENTTITVQAKADDSQVYIQIKDSGYGIPAEDIDHIFDRFYRVKDQQTRTIHGTGLGLAIVKSIVDSLNGKISVESTYGRGTAFSIMLPCNDTYSK, from the coding sequence ATGGCCCAGACACCGCCCACAGTTCTACAAGATTCTGCCGAGACTCTTCTCTGTCCCAATATTCTTGTTGTAGATGACGAACCACGAATACGTGAAGCATGTTCACTTATTCTGCAAACCATGGGGTTCGAGGTTCAAGCCGCTGCTGATGGAGCAGAGGGGCTTAAGCTAATTGAAGATCATCACTTTGATATCCTGCTGCTGGATCTGGTCATGCCAAATATGTCCGGGTTTGAACTCCTTTCACGAGTCCGTGATATCGATCCCGACACGGTTGTCATTGTCATAACCGGTTATGCAACGCTGGAACATTCCATTGAGGCAATGAAAAAAGGGGCTTTTGACTTTATCCCCAAACCATTTACGCCCGATCAGCTCAAAGCGGTCGTTACCAAGTCTCTTCGCTACACCCACGCCCTGCAGGATATCGCCACCAACAAGTCACGCATGCGGGTCATGGTTAATAAGTTGCATGACGGTGTGCTGATCACAGACATGGAAAAACGGGTCGTGCTCGCCAACCCCTCTTTCAAAAAAATGATCGGTGCCCGGGACGGCTCACTGATTGGTAATAAAATCGGTGACAAATTCCCAAGCAAACTGCTCCTTGAGACCATCGAATCTGCCCTCTCCACCCCTGCAAGTGAAAGCGGTGAACATGAGATCAATACTGAACTCATTGTCAATTCCGGCAACGGGGAGCCTGATAAGATATTGAGCCTGCACTGCTCGCCGTATCGTGGTCGTTCAGAGCAGAATCTGGGCACTATCACCCTGCTCCACGACATCACCGCTGCCAAACAGATCGAACAGATGAAATCCGATTTTGTCTCCATGGTTTCCCATGAAATCCGCAGCCCGATCAACTCGGTGTTGATGCAATTAAGCGTCATTATGGACGGCCTGGCCGGAGAGGTTACTGATAAACAACAGGAAATTCTAGAACGAGCTTCTGGAAAGATTAAAAATCTCGACAAACTCGTCACCGATCTGCTCGATCTTTCCAGAATCGAATCAGGCCTGATCAGCTATGAATATGAGGATGTTGACCTTACCGCTCTCCTGCAGGACCAGGTTTCTTTCCATAGCCCTCGAGCCGACGCCAAAAAAATTGCCATTGAACTGCAACTGGAAAGCACACTCCCGGTAATAACTGCGGTGCCACGCCACATGGAAGAAATCTTCACCAATCTCCTGACCAATGCCATCAAATACTCACCTGAAAATACAACAATAACAGTGCAGGCAAAGGCTGACGACAGCCAGGTATATATTCAGATCAAGGATTCAGGTTATGGTATTCCGGCAGAAGATATCGACCATATATTCGATAGGTTCTACAGGGTAAAAGACCAGCAGACCCGCACCATACATGGAACGGGCCTTGGTCTGGCCATTGTAAAATCAATCGTCGATTCCCTGAATGGAAAGATATCTGTTGAGAGTACTTACGGGAGAGGAACTGCATTCTCAATAATGCTTCCCTGCAACGATACATACAGTAAATGA
- the dfsP gene encoding DUF166 family (seleno)protein DfsP, giving the protein MEDNVGEVDRVGAGIDGRKQQKITVFQQHGSGERKIAGIRKYAKEVIELEVISIDESLPPVIDDGRDYLPEVIAADLVLDFLKHEDLSHDLVAICHRQNIPVISSGKKLVSKWVLTPPTUCGLPSQDGLGEYGDRFGAPEYEVEVEDDKIAEVHVVRGASCAATWEAALRLIGTPIDDAARKMGIESQFFCSANPAGWDPIYGKSPVHFAGKVHAKAIGDALERALTKLSSGTDG; this is encoded by the coding sequence ATGGAGGACAATGTGGGCGAGGTTGACAGGGTAGGGGCTGGAATAGATGGCCGGAAACAACAAAAGATAACAGTTTTTCAGCAACACGGCAGTGGAGAAAGAAAAATTGCCGGCATCAGGAAATATGCCAAAGAGGTCATAGAGCTGGAAGTCATCTCGATCGACGAATCGTTGCCGCCGGTGATAGATGATGGGCGTGACTACCTGCCAGAGGTGATCGCTGCCGACCTTGTGCTCGATTTTCTTAAGCACGAAGACCTGTCCCATGACCTTGTGGCGATCTGTCACCGGCAAAATATCCCGGTTATCTCTTCAGGAAAGAAGTTGGTATCAAAATGGGTGCTTACCCCTCCCACCTGATGTGGCCTTCCCAGCCAGGATGGTCTGGGCGAATATGGCGATCGTTTCGGTGCACCTGAATACGAAGTGGAAGTTGAGGATGACAAAATAGCGGAGGTTCATGTGGTACGTGGCGCGTCCTGCGCTGCGACCTGGGAAGCGGCCCTGCGATTGATTGGCACACCAATAGATGATGCTGCCCGTAAGATGGGCATTGAGTCCCAGTTCTTCTGTTCGGCTAATCCTGCCGGCTGGGATCCGATTTATGGTAAGAGTCCGGTGCATTTTGCCGGTAAAGTACACGCCAAAGCTATTGGCGACGCGCTAGAAAGGGCTTTAACAAAACTTTCATCAGGAACCGATGGCTGA